The Theileria orientalis strain Shintoku DNA, chromosome 2, complete genome genome has a window encoding:
- a CDS encoding uncharacterized protein (proteinase inhibitor I14/I15, hirudin/antistatin domain containing protein): MDKDSPRNTQITKFKTIPHINVTDLIPLRHVIIVKSQSDVKTRKKRRTSRRNFVNEVESDSDDATVVDLDDTLKSEFPQTSVTPREFTLKFNRILAYMDELAEVAAGVEIEGSKAESSDFETLTPEKINRLKVYASLNRILYRHLRTPTIHEVITVATNMNMKEAESCGFSFNIDVDYDDNPWSEVNLFNFFKHRVPLHTYGLVSGALKFTCPSVSRHIHSHLLMSGPKCATSALTFHRRATEAYFRNNADANAEIVDDGESIVTFSFYHNVRGHKYKEFDVLSSQTLAHLTDSFRCSSQIISGDFDLGVKGSCYFINGVLYPDLRDGACDYSESLLEFYAASKPGFLRSEVPLRQDAAVVGNLELRLYDSGYFLHHGDCEHRLTVTSVRVFDRTRDCPIVRCYPLCTFTPNTNKLDCQICGTNEAAKTVFNSLLLPNNPSHLCSDCYGHVRNIKLGSDVYFDNKLTPSIAIEYNQD, translated from the exons atggACAAAGATTCTCCCCGAAATACACAGATCACaaagtttaaaacaattcCGCACATCAATGTAACTGACTTAATACCACTTCGCcatgttattattgtaaaatCGCAATCAGATGTAAAGACCAGGAAGAAAAGGCGGACTTCTCGCCGCAACTTCGTGAACGAGGTTGAAAGCGACTCCGACGACGCCACGGTCGTCGACCTGGACGACACGTTGAAGTCTGAATTCCCTCAAACTTCCGTGACTCCCAGGGAGTTCACCctcaagttcaacaggATTCTGGCGTACATGGACGAACTGGCCGAGGTCGCCGCCGGCGTCGAAATCGAGGGCTCCAAGGCCGAGTCCTCCGACTTCGAGACCCTGACGCCCGAGAAGATAAACCGCCTGAAGGTCTACGCTTCTCTAAATCGCATTTTGTACCGGCACCTGCGAACTCCCACCATTCACGAAGTGATCACTGTTGCTACGAACATGAATATGAAAGAGGCTGAATCCTGCGGATTCAGCTTCAACATAGACGTCGATTACGACGATAACCCCTGGTCCGAGgtgaacctgttcaacttcTTCAAGCACAGGGTCCCTCTGCACACCTACGGGCTCGTTTCGGGCGCCCTCAAGTTCACCTGTCCCAGCGTTTCCAGGCACATTCACTCTCACCTGCTCATGTCTGGCCCCAAGTGCGCCACCAGTGCTCTCACGTTCCACAGGAGGGCCACTGAGGCCTATTTCAGGAACAACGCTGACGCCAATGCTGAGATTGTGGACGACGGCGAGTCCATTGTCACTTTCAGCTTCTACCACAACGTCCGCGGGCACAAGTACAAGGAGTTCGACGTTCTCTCCTCTCAGACTCTCGCACACTTGACTGACTCCTTCCGCTGCTCCTCGCAGATAATTTCCGGAGACTTTGACCTCGGGGTTAAG GGATCGTGCTATTTCATCAACGGGGTGCTGTATCCTGACCTACGCGATGGAGCTTGTGACTACTCTGAAAGTCTCCTGGAGTTTTACGCTGCCAGCAAGCCTGGCTTTCTCAGGTCCGAGGTGCCTCTTCGCCAGGACGCCGCCGTTGTAGGCAACCTGGAGCTCAGATTGTACGATTCTGGCTACTTTCTTCACCACGGCGACTGCGAGCACAGGCTTACAGTAACCAGTGTGCGCGTGTTCGACAGGACCAGGGACTGTCCCATCGTCAGGTGCTATCCTCTCTGCACGTTCACTCCTAACACGAACAAGCTGGACTGTCAGATTTGCGGCACCAATGAGGCCGCGAAGACTGTTTTCAACTCACTCCTTCTTCCCAACAATCCGTCGCATCTCTGCTCTGATTGCTATGGTCACGTTCGGAACATCAAACTCGGCTCAGACGTTTATTTTGACAACAAGCTGACTCCTTCCATTGCGATAGAGTATAATCAGGACTGA